A region of the Styela clava chromosome 1, kaStyClav1.hap1.2, whole genome shotgun sequence genome:
TCCGCGCCAATGATAGTAGTAAATGTGCAGTTGTTGTAGGTAGCTTCCTGAAGTTGATATAACTTTACCAGACCTCTGTCCATGCGacataaatatttatacaaGGTATAATAGCTGTACAGATTATTATGGTCATTTCGTTAAACATATTTACGGTTAAACAAACTGAACCTCTATTTTTAAGGGTTGTGTTACCTAGCCTGCAGGTGGGTTCCAGTCGAGGGACCCTTATTGAAGAGTACGTTCCTCCTACCAGTCGGCTTACGCAACCGACGTCCTTTTTCTCAACTGGGGTCAATCCAGTGCAAGCATGTTTTCCAAAAGCATAATAACTGGGACGCCAAGATACTTACTGCTACTTTTTATACCAAAACTTTACACAGTTACTGGCACGTTTTTCACCATTTGTGATTTAGACTAAAGACATTCGAACACATTATTAAAAGAACAAGGTAGGGAAATTCACAAAGAGAAAAATGTTGGAACGAAATACGTAACaacattaaataatattaactAAATGATATATTTCGTTGACAAGCGgaaatttttctaatttctctTTTGAGGAGGTCCTAGTGCGCAACCACAAGAAATGAGATCGGTGTTTTACATGTAGATACTGATATAATATAATCCACCTTTAATGAAGACCACTCAAGtgtttttttgatttatatacatatccatctgaaaataataattcaccCATCTAAGTAACGCCATATGATGCGTATTTGAGTAAATTACTCATATGTCTATTACGGGTTCAATAATGTCGATTCTACTGATGTCTGTGCAAAGCATAAATTAATTTGGAATTACGAAACATTGAAAACTCGACGTCATCTCGTTGAggttttataatttattcagTCGCCGAGCAATTAATTTTGTATAACATTCAATTAAAATGTGTTCATATAATTGAACTTGCCGATAAATATGATGATTTGATTTTCTTTACGAAAGAGGCGCCAAAAGGCATTTGTTCTCGAATATATTTCTTCaacttatttttaattttgcccAATGTTCTTTATGAACTTTTGTGTTGCACATATATATTAACTATATATGGAAGATTATTGGTAAAGCTGGAGGTAGTCGCGTTGGAAACTCCTGAAGGCAAAAAGAAGGCAATTATGATACACGCAAAGTCTTGTGAGTCTTAGCGTAGATTAAAAATATAGTGATGGTATAATGACTGCTATCTAGATGATTTTGTATTTGCTGATatgaaagatgatgtttttcATAAATGCTAATTTGCTGACTGCCTGCATTCTTTTATCGAAAATAGCATACAATGATATAATACGACACAATGATTTCTTCGTTTTAAACAGATATTCTTCCAGCGGCTGGCATATTGCTTTTGATTTCAAACTCCGAAAGCAAATTTCTCCATTCGGGAGTTGAAAACGACAGATTCAAAGAAAATCATCTATCATTTGAAACTGATGTATGTCGATCTCTTTTTAATATGTCTCGTTGTAGGGTTTCATTCCTGCAATGTGATACCGTTCTCAACTTAGGAAATGCCATTCAAAAATCTCGAATGCTAATGGTAAGTGATCAGTTGTTTATTGGCACAGCATGCTTTACAAAGTTTATTTTCTATAGGCACAAGGAAATGCATTTGTAAACATATGTACTTCTGACTTCAATCAAACAGAAATGAATGTTGTGTGATGTGTGTGTAGTATGAAAATATATGCGCTCctgataatttaaattttttgcgcCGGACAATTTGAAACCAACttttattatgtttatattattcTCCTGGCGGACTTAAAATAGCTTCGATTTGAAAATCAATGCCATAATCGCGGCATTTGTCTTCCATTGCTATACGCACGAAAAAATTCATTAGAAAAATCACATATGGCAGTATTATAACATTCTATTTTACGTTTTAAACGGTGTTTTAATCTATATCGCTTAAATGAGAGGAAAATGATACAATCCATTATATTTACAAAAGCAATtgatatttacaaaaaaaaaaattctgaaaatgatTGACAGCGTAATCGAAGAATGCatattattgaattaaaatattccaTTGATAAACCACTCGACCTTTGAGCCCTAAAATTCCCCCATATTTTACCATTGctcaattttttatgtttttgtgagtgttttgcgagttggcgcttaCAATTTACATGTTCATAATCTTAATttggattcaaaatatttaattacgTGCAATACAAAAGTACAGATAGCTAATTTTATCCCAATCTATCGCACATTTACTGTATTCTATGTATTCCAGATCCCACCCAGTCCACGTATAAACTCAAATACTTGAagtgattgaataattaaaatacaatttccaaatttatataactatttattcattatatttatttcactattaaaagcattttcatATTTAGGATTCAATCGGCGGCAATTGGACAATGCAACGACAACATGGGGTATGTTAGACAATCACACAAATAATACTTGTTTGAAGTCATTCATATGAATCAAATCTGTATATCAAACCAAGTATTTCTATATTCACGAGTCACGACAATTAGTTTGAAAGATTTTTAGTTTGAATGTTCCTCATTCTGAATGGATATCTAACCTCTATGCTTATATTGCAGTTATGACAATTAAGCTCTATATGCGTGTACATGGTGCTTGAAATTCGGTTTGTCTACCATAGCTTCAATAGATTAGCATCTATATTTAATATATCATCTTATTCAAAGTCCTACTTTTCATGGCATATTTGATTCAAACAACAAGATGGCGAAACCTTTCGACACGTTTTTGTCTGGATTAAATCAGATAACATCACGATGGTTTTCGATAAATATTGAGAGACAGAAAATACGATGAGTTCAGACATGTTCTGCGGTTTGATCGTAGTTAAGTACTGAATGTACGTACGGTGTGTGCAAAGAAACTTCGCCATATGCAAAATGGCAGCATTTatcagaaaatttgaataattgtcACGCTCTTCATTAAATTCCAGGCCACCACATTACCAAACTTGGTTCAGGTAGAATTGCTGAATTGCAAATAAACAAAgtgatataaattttattatttatctattttaaCGGTTTTTGCAGTAAAATTacctttaaataaaaaaatgtcaatatatgGGAATCAGGATAAATTtacttttgaaatatattttctataaGTACATCTTAATATTCATTGAAAGCATTGTAAAAGCTtgcatttaaataataaattttttgtcagagGAAGATGATCAGAAAAAAGATGCGACTCAGAGAGATGATACAGAGGTATCAAGAAATGTCTTCAATcgctttgaaaaatattttcagggtGAAGAGAAAGTTGTTGTCTTCAAGTTACAAAGCTATACAAAAGTACTTGTATTCTACATGCAATGCAATGAACATGCGACGAGATGACAGTGAATCTATATTTCATAATTCGCAAGTTAGTAAGAATTTAAAATGCCAACTTTCTTTCCCCAAATTAAGCATGATAAGTATGAACGTATATACCAAAACCAAGTTGATATCTTTCATTTCGACTTCATTAAAACTGACACAATAACAAGCCACAGGGCTGTTCAAATAAACATGACTACTTACTGAATCGAGTCGCAAAACTCGGAggaaaaaaatggaatataCATATCAATGTCTCTTGTGGTGTTTCAAATAGGCAAAAAGTTAAAGTGGGTGGAAgttattattgcaaattttaGATCAACAGATTTAAGGGTTGTTAATTAACCTTAATTTGAATAACTGCAACCAACTGCAACAACAcgtattttagtatatatatagatgtgCTTTGCTTCATTTAGGGATATGGGGAAGATACCGTGCTATTCGATGTGCTTGGCGATGATGTGTATTCAACATGGAAAACGAAGATCGTTACAGGAACACGACATATACGTAAAGTAATTCAGTTTTTTTTGCTCTGGATAAGTACTATCATGGCAGCAGCGGGAAAAGACAGTGTAACATTTTTGTcgcaattttgagaaataggatAACTGTGTATGAACGACTAACAATTGCAACGAGTGAGACGGGATATTTTAACGTTCGCATGAGCTTGAAAGTCGTTGAGACGAATTACCTTGGGGTCGTCGGTTATTGTGAACCCCTCCACGCACGACGACGAAAAGTCCAGTAATTCCAGAAGATATTTACACTGAATTCAAGCTTCTAAGAATCGTGCTACTGATTGCACACATATCCagccaaatataaatattacagtAATTGTATACAAGTTCGAATTGTGCATAAAGATTATAAATCGTAAAAGTTCATTAGAGATATTGATCTAATTAAAAGTGCAAGAAGCTCAAACTTAATACCATTTCCCAAATACGTTGTGACATCCATTGCAAACAATCCTCcgaaatattaatattgaacTAACATGTATATTGAACTAACTAGTAGCGTGTATGTATTCTCTGAGTGAAatagatatattaaaatgatgattttgaagCTGTAATATAAACCATAAACCAAGCACATGTGAATATAGAATAGGGTCCTTTTTATAAGAACAACGATACTCAATTTGTTATGTATTCAAATAGGAAATTTCTCAAATAACTAATTTTGGTTAACTTTACTAACATTATTTTTCAGCAACATCACCATTGGTTTATCGCTGAGTTTCTGTATCACGTTAAAGAAATTTATAATAAGTTCAAAAACTTGAAGCATTTGGAGTCTTGCACGTTACCCAACATGTTGCTTTCCACTAATTCATTTTGTTCGCAAGGAACTGCGAAAAATAAGGTGATTGtgacaactttttttttataccgCAGTGATAGTTAATTGTCTAAACTGctttaaatatacaaatctaTTCCAGATGCAGATAATTTTCTTATTACATGTTGGTATGAGATTGGGTAAATTCCTACTAAACAAATATTACCGTATGACGAAATCAAAGAACCGTTCCATAgctatttaaaaacaatatcgAGTTTACCAGCTAGACAAAGTCGAATACAATGAACGTTGCATTATATATGTCGTTGTACAAGTAAGACCACCACCATTGCTCCAGATTCATAATTAGGTtcaaatgcaaaaatatatttaacccTTTTTAAGCCTCAAGCCCTGcccattttatgggtatttttaaacttatttttttatgtcaacCATTAATCCCTAAAGCTTTATTCATGGGTTTttaaaagcgtctgctagagttctattcagcaatatatctttaaaacacacccctcgaaaaaaatttttgcaaaaaaatttcaaaaatttctaaaaaaaaaattggactttgagatattctgtgtacagtagagggttaataattaattcctaattaattaattttttcttcaacgtttttcctaacataacaataccaaaacgactattatagcataaatggttatcactctgaaattcacaattgtatttacagtattgtcaagttcaaggtcaaattaccgatactgatgacgtcacagctcttattattactgcacagaccacccccaatgcaaaaaaattaaattttttcgacggaaatgcgcgtagaacggcgtAACCAATCTcatacgcgcatttacgcgttaaaattaccattaattttacgttttttttacatacaaaaaatctccatacctctgccaactatggagcattcgaaatcatatttatcaaaacaacacagcgccagggatggtcagggatagttagtatgactgaaaatacatgctaaaacaataataagtcgttataaaggagtatttcctgtctgaagGGAGTCACAtttttcagacgtctgacaggtgattttgaaatccaggatacttatacgattcgcactttgcgtcacggctggaaggttttatcgcttctctcatatcagggcattacgtcgataaacagctaagagcgatattgACTCTATAAGTacataaattttacaatttatcaAAAAGTACACCCATATGGGGGTTAAAATTAGAATACAAAATCGGCAAATGAAGcacgatttttcaaatataaatgcTAGCTCTCTTTAATAcagacagtttttttttaaaatagtcaataaatattttgaatcatgccgtttttttttagaatttgggCCATATTTTATTATCGGCCTGTATTATTCAAGTACGCAGCTACGGAGTATTATATATAGTGTAAAAACTGTATCGAATGATTATAATAACTACCTaatatactttttcatttttgcagTAATTCCAAATCCAGATTACACGTCGCACAATAAAGAACATTCGGACAAATTTTGGGTTTCGCACAGCATACAAGTTTTATTGTATAGTCTTGTGGAATTGAATATCTAACTTACACATATTCCAATATACAAACATAAAAGTGTTACATTGTTGTTGAAACATTACCTTacctttatatttttaaaagtagGTATTAGTTTATGCTAGATTCTCAGTTTCGTGGTTTGCTACATGAAATtccattttatgaataaatataaatcaagaTATGCTTTGTTGACTCATTATGTACATTGTGTAGTCTGTTATTTAGCTGTAGTTGaacttttaaaattgaaaattttattagaATCAATAACATTGTAAAAGTGAGTTGAAAAACGAATACCTACGACTTATCAATTTGACAGCAGGGTTGCAATTGCGCAGTTACTGAATGATTACTCATTATTGCTGGAGTACATATAAACCAAACTTAAGAATATTCTAGATGTCGCTAATTTTAGCACCCATACAGAAAATcatcattttcataaattttggtATTATCAATTAGGATGAAACGAGTCGATAAAAATTACTCAAGATTCTGTCCCTTCAGATATAACAGGAAAGGAATGCTCAAATATAGGACCCGAATGCCGAAACGAACTAGTAATAAACCTTTGCAGTACCGAAAGTCTGACCCCCAGATTACCATGACACGGTGCGCAATTTTGATGGTGTgatcacacaaaacttcgagGCGAAAGACGGCTCCAATagagtccacagaaatttttaaaataatctaaattttaaaacaattgatcCAGTAATTAAAGATAGAAGATAGTTGTTTCATAACAACGACGTGagaacaaaacgattcataggttcATTCCGTGTCCACTATCAAGAGAACAAAGCTTGAATATCAGATCCATTGACTAACTGCTATCTATGTAACTGACACTTAATTCCGTTACCTGGTCATCCAAAAACTCAAAATTACAAATCTCATTCCATCATCGTATCAATTCACATCCGTACCGATAAGACAGACGGCGGGATAGTCTGACGGAATACGCGTGTTGGCAATATTCGTACGAGTGACaaaattttggataaaatatcGAGATTTATggggataaaaagaaaatttgacgCAATGACCTTCTCGCGTCGTCAGCCATCTTAAAGTACCGTGAATTTTAACACAATTGGTAAATTACTGTCAGGAAAGTACGAGTGTACGTACGGCGAAAAGTAAAGGTGTAAGGCGGTACGAGGTAAGTACGGTTTTCTAAAGAAAACATAAGAACCATATTAACAACAGTTAATGTGCCGGTAAGAAGCATGTCAACGAATTAAATCGGTAACTTATCAAAATTATGCAAATTAGAACTGAACCCAAATAAACACATACAGACCTGGCCCAGGAAAAATAACAGTTACGGCTGATTACAATACAGGCATTCACATAATATTCTACAGTCGAAGAAATACTccctaaatataaaaacaataaactgaaATACGTACTTGACAGTGTAGCTCCCAGCTTACAAAACAATCGACAGTTGATTGAAAATAGTTTAATAGGTTTAGGTTATTGttattaatctaaatatatgacaAAGACAATTAAAACCTTGCACCACAAATCTACAATCCTGAAATGGTTGAATCaagcagggttgccagatcccagcgataaaaaaagccaaatcaagatcTAAATAAAAAGCCACAAGTTTATTAACAACAAAACCCCCATTATTTGTCAGAAATGAAGCCTTTGGCACCATACTGATGTCAggatgtagagccatcagttcatttaTTGAGCCACGCAAATGTCTTTTTCCATTAGTGAAAGTTGCCTTTTGGTTGCGATCATGGCGATTTCCACTTCAGCGGGATGAAGGGTTTAAAAGTAAAAGGGATTAATTGAATGGCAGCGCCAGAATCTACACTCTACACCAGGGATGTCCAACCCGCGGCCCGCATGCGACCCACAGGAAGAATTCGTGCGGCCCACTTGAAGTTTCTATATAAATACGGacatataaacatatttaacaTAAAAACTTCCTGGTGTGATATCAAATCTTACTAGAatttaggctataatttcacgTGACTCCGCAATTAGAAAAGCGTTGTTAAGCGCCACAGAACATGATTTTACAGAAGGCCACTCATTGATATGCCGTAAATCTGTTTCGAGCTTCTTGAAGtcttataatttgaaaattatgaagGCGAAGCATAGGAGTGAGCTGACGAACGAAAATTTGACAAGCCAGTTAGTTACATTGCTTGGTATCAAAACTATCCGTTGATATAAAACAGTTGAGCAATGACAATCAAAAGTTTCGCATTAGCTGAAGAGAAAAATTGCTGactctattttatttttcacgcAAATGTATGTGCATTTTGCATAAAAGCTGAGTTGAATTTCATGGTCCATGGTCTTTGTGGGCATCTTGTGTTCAGAAATCCGCAAAATTGTTGTGCAATCTAGGCGTTTAATTTATTGCGGCCCGCAATGAATTTTCCCATGttaaagtggcccgcgacactaGAAAGGTTGGACATGCCTGTTTTACACAACACAGTCAAGCTGACATCTATATGaaaaagctaaaaaaaataaaaaaaaaatatcaagcggacagcaTTGTTTTACAATGCAATATATGCAATACATGGTGCCGCTTCAGTATGtgatatacctacatgtttctacttgAACTTGTGATATATCTTGAAAAATTGTCCTTATACCATACTTAACtattaaaattttttcatttttcaaatttcgaaaccatcaattttattaaaaaattatctaagcACGTGCCGCTTACAGCTGTACAGGGGGACTGACtatactgatagctaattttagcgtagttaatcacatcgttcgtgagactaaattttgattactgcaactaaaccAAAGCTCAACATGACCTAAgtcataatgaaaattaagttaAACAACTATTTTTTAGAAAcgaaactaaaaactgacaaataacgcGCAAAAcgataaaaacgaggcaatgtttacaaccctgcctGAAcggctgcagaaactgcaaggTACCctaataaacaaggaaatcgatgctcggggaaattCAAATGTTAAGTAACTAAGCAATAGGCtattgttacacactaaatattgtatttcatgtgattttaataatagacactagaatagaatttgaaaaagccaaataaacgccaaaaagccaaatagaaattctgacgccaaacgtgtttgaaaaaagccaaacaTGGCAAATTTGGCATTAAAAATCCAATCTGGCAACCCTGGAATCAATCCCTTCGGAGCGTCACATTTCACGTAAGCGCGCGAGGGTATTATGAAGTCACAATCAGTAAAACGGGTAAACGTATATACGGACTTTGAACGTATGTACCACCAGCGCCTCAAATGGTAAGCAACCAAGATATATTAATACGAAGAGGCGGTTTTTATGTCGATTGCCCAAATAGAAAAGAGTTACCACTCATTCATACAATATCGTACAGCTGCCAGCACGTTGATCGTTCATGTCAAAATTATTAAGTCACTCTAGagtttttttacttttgatttGGTAACCACACTTTTCTGAGCAAAGTTTTGTAGCTTCAAGCAAACGATTTATTATAGTTTACAAATCTGGGTGgtagatattttaatattaccgatgaaactatttgtaactaataaaaatatgttacGTATGTAACATAGTCGTTCAT
Encoded here:
- the LOC120348422 gene encoding uncharacterized protein LOC120348422, with protein sequence MIHAKSYILPAAGILLLISNSESKFLHSGVENDRFKENHLSFETDVCRSLFNMSRCRVSFLQCDTVLNLGNAIQKSRMLMDSIGGNWTMQRQHGRKMIRKKMRLREMIQRYQEMSSIALKNIFRVKRKLLSSSYKAIQKYLYSTCNAMNMRRDDSESIFHNSQGYGEDTVLFDVLGDDVYSTWKTKIVTGTRHIRKQHHHWFIAEFLYHVKEIYNKFKNLKHLESCTLPNMLLSTNSFCSQGTAKNK